A single Aspergillus chevalieri M1 DNA, chromosome 3, nearly complete sequence DNA region contains:
- the agdC gene encoding putative alpha-glucosidase (CAZy:GH31;~COG:G;~EggNog:ENOG410PHCX;~InterPro:IPR017853,IPR000322,IPR013780;~PFAM:PF01055;~go_function: GO:0004553 - hydrolase activity, hydrolyzing O-glycosyl compounds [Evidence IEA];~go_process: GO:0005975 - carbohydrate metabolic process [Evidence IEA]), translating to MNEAANMCPYPCPNPERYSEENDLPPEPPSVRASNPRPLPGFPSDFQPSSSKRGLAKREQGQKIGLPDRNLISPPYKIRNAAGALSQKTIDTDLVHSGGYVEYDTHNMYGTMMGAVSRKSMLQRRQDVRPLIITRSTFAGAGSHVGHWLGDNLSQWDRYRASIQQILSFGSLFQVPMVGADVCGFSGNTTEELCARWAALGSFYTFYRNHNDLGYRPQEFYHWPTVTESARKAINTRYRLLDYIYTAFHHQTQTGEPFLQPLFYLYPEDKNTFSNDLQFFYGDAILVSPVTQKGSRSVKAYFPDDIFYDWHTGAPLRGNGTHTTIQNVNITDIPVHIRGGNVIPARSSGASTTTELRKKGFELIIAPGLDGAASGSLYLDDGDSLEQPKTSEIEFEYRDGELKIGGKFEYDGDAVVEAVTLLGEKSEKKEVQVKLNKETSVKI from the exons ATGAATGAAGCTGCCAACATGTGCCCGTATCCATGCCCGAACCCGGAGCGTTACTCGGAGGAGAATGACCTCCCGCCAGAACCACCCTCGGTTCGTGCGAGCAACCCGCGTCCATTGCCTGGATTCCCCTCCGATTTCCagccatcttcatcaaagCGTGGATTGGCAAAGAGGGAACAGGGACAGAAGATTGGCCTCCCTGATCGTAATCTCATCAGCCCGCCATACAAGATCCGTAACGCTGCTGGAGCTTTGAGCCAGAAAACGATCGACACGGATCTCGTTCACTCAGGAGGATATGTCGAGTATGACACTCACAACATGTATGGTACAA TGATGGGTGCTGTCTCGCGCAAATCCATGCTGCAACGCCGTCAAGATGTGAGGCCATTAATCATCACTCGCAGTACCTTTGCAGGAGCCGGATCACACGTTGGACACTG GCTGGGTGACAACCTGAGCCAATGGGACAGATACAGGGCCTCCATCCAGCAAATCCTTTCCTTCGGATCCCTGTTCCAAGTCCCCATGGTCGGCGCAGACGTCTGCGGATTCAGTGGCAATACTACCGAAGAGCTCTGCGCACGCTGGGCAGCACTGGGATCCTTCTACACCTTCTACCGCAACCACAATGATCTCGGGTACCGCCCACAGGAGTTCTACCACTGGCCCACCGTCACCGAATCCGCTCGCAAGGCAATCAATACCCGCTACCGTCTTCTCGACTACATCTACACAGCTTTCCACCACCAGACACAGACCGGTGAACCCTTCCTCCAGCCTCTCTTCTACCTTTACCCCGAGGACAAGAACACTTTCTCCAATGACCTCCAGTTTTTCTACGGTGACGCTATCCTCGTCTCCCCGGTCACGCAGAAGGGTTCCCGCTCCGTCAAGGCTTATTTCCCCGACGATATTTTCTACGACTGGCACACTGGTGCTCCCTTGCGCGGAAACGGCACGCACACAACCATTCAAAATGTCAACATCACCGATATCCCCGTGCATATTCGCGGCGGCAACGTCATCCCCGCACGTAGCTCGGGAGCATCTACAACCACCGAGCTGCGTAAGAAGGGCTTCGAGCTGATCATCGCTCCTGGCCTCGACGGTGCTGCATCGGGTAGTCTGTACCTGGATGATGGCGACTCGCTCGAGCAGCCTAAGACCTCTGAGATCGAGTTTGAGTACCGTGATGGTGAGCTGAAGATTGGTGGGAAGTTCGAGTATGATGGTGATGCAGTTGTGGAGGCTGTTACTTTGTTGGGAGAGAAGAGTGAAAAGAAGGAGGTGCAGGTCAAGTTGAATAAGGAGACGTCTGTGAAGATTTAA